In Rhineura floridana isolate rRhiFlo1 chromosome 4, rRhiFlo1.hap2, whole genome shotgun sequence, the sequence TCCTCATGTCTGCTGTAGAGGCATGGCATAGTGCAAAATGAGAGAGAGTATGGTCATTGCCACTTGCCCCACCACTATCTTGTGCTTATCACAAGAACTTAGTGCTATATCTTGTTGGTCCTGTTTGTGCCAATCACACAATAttgattttctctccccccccacatacaCGATTATGCTGTTTTTGTCTAATAACAGGTAGCATTCTCTGGTATCAAAGAATATATACAAGGTGGCCACGCCACATTGCTCTTGCTAGCACACAGAGCACATATATGCACTCCCTATATGCATACAGACCACAGACATACATTCATCTCCCTGTCTTGGTTTTCATCACTCTTGGAACACGCATACACAATCACACATATATGTCTCCCTCTTGTCCCCTACATGCATACCTTGTTTTCTCTCTCATGCCCACAGACAGCATATggatctctccctccttccctccatcACTCACAcacattctccctctctcacataaATCACACATGTTACTTgagtgcacacacaccccaattcagAAATGCTCCTCTCTGGGGCAAAGGAATCACCTGCCACCAGCTCCACCTCACTGGCAGGCAGCAGAAGCCTGAATATGCCCACTGCAAAACCCCCActgctccttccccctctgctccttccctctcaccccaaccttaaaaaaaaaaagcacaggatGAAGGAGATGCCTGCCAggcctgagtgtgtgtgtgtttgtttatttatgtagGGATACTTTTGCTGCTCCTTCCTTcccaaaccttttaaaaaaagcacgtGCCAGCATGGGGTGAAGTGGCATGCGGGGATATCCCCCACTTCCCACCCTCCCATGAGACAAAGGAGGTATCCATTGCTGACAGGTAGGCAGCAGCAGCCTGAGTGTGCAGCcactccttcctttcctcccaactttttttttttttaagttagccCCAGCATAGTGCAAAGGAAATGCCCGCTGCTGGCTGGCAGGCCGTGGCGGCCTGAGGAAAGGTGCTAGTACTGCATTCCAGAGCATTCCACCAGGAGAAAAAAGCTATCCATCTACATGATGCAAAGCAGGAGTGCATACTTGGACTTTCTTAACACTTAAAGCATAACTAATCTCTATTAACTGGCTGGACATTCTTGCTTAAGATAATACCAAAAGCTTTGTAGAATCAACCAAGGTTGCCGTTACCCAACATTTTTGGTGCATCCTAGCAATTAGCAGATACTAGAGGGCTGTTTGCACACTTGCCCTCCACATATATATTTTACTTGATGTCACCCCTTGACATCAACATATTTAATGTTGGGAACAAGCACCTATGTACCTAGGCCCTCCTTCCTAATGTTCTGTTCAGTGCATGGACATCAAGGAACAATGCAGAGCGGTGTGTgtattttgggagcagggctgGCTATTCTTGTGAGCAGCCCTTGGGAAATGGATTGAAATCTGGTCGGTATTTCATTGATGGACTGCAGCCTACCTTTTCCCAGCATCTTCCAGAAAGCATTTCTTTACCTCAGCACGGCACCTCCCTCTGGCTAGGTAGGATAGGCAGGGTGTCATACTTCTTCTGCCGAGGCTTCACCAGTGGGAGGGGTCATCCTGCCCTCCAGGGTCAATCCTGTCCAATGCTGGGATTGGTAGGGTTTGTCTGGATCACCCTATGAGCCCAGCCAGTTTTGCTTCTGATCAGTATTTGTGTAAATACTGGCCAATATTTCTTTTGCAGGCTATACTCTGCCTTTTGCCCAAATATGCCCCAATGCATCACGttttacagaggcccaactggcctctaCTAGAAGCCAAGCATTTAGTGGTGCCAATCCCAtgttgtggaacactcttctagcagagatttggcaggcattctcacttttgactttcttgAAGACCATTTCGTGTTTTTTGATCagtcattttaatcattttgtaCTGTTCTTAtggcattttatattttattgaataTACTGCTGTACACTGCTGTGGTATATTGTATGAatttacttttataaataaataaatcttaaggAGTTAACCTTTGAATTTGGTATAACTGTAATCCTAAAACTGCTGTCTAGGAAGTgattctcattgaactcagtgaggttCCTAAGTAAACATAATTTTCCAGCTCTTTATTAATCCAGTTTCTGTGAAGGAGGTATGATAGTTTCTTTCCACTTCCTTGCCCACATGATTCTAGCTGCCAAAGGGAGATAAAAAAGGAGATCTTTAGGGGCTGGGTTGTAGGATTATCGCTAACTATTATTTGCAGAACTCATTTAAGATCTTTGTCTTAGTAGTAGTGTAGTATTTCACCACACATGGCTCCAGAACTTTCATTCCTTTTTCATACCTTAAGAGTATGAAGACAGACACATATAAATTCTGTTCAGCATCTTGCAAGCCAAAAATGAGTCATATTTATAAAAACTCGTTCAATCCCTGTAGGATGTCAAAAGTGGAGTTTCTGTAGATTTTTGACATTGAATGTtagaaataaaatgcacaaaaaaAGAGTAGATGTTTGTTTCATGTAAGCAAATCAATGAAGGTCTTTGCAAAGCCCTAAGAGAACAAGCTGAGGTGGTGAGGAATTGACCTGGAACTAGGGGAATATCTTTAAATATGTTCCAGTAGCTGCACCTCAATCACATTTTAAGCCACCTTTGAAATAAAAATGAAGGTTAGAAATAGATAAAATGCAGCAAAATCTTTGCTGGAAAGATGGAGTCTTTTAAGAATAGAAGCAACAATTTTATTTGAAAATGGCTTCAAACTGACCTTGTGTACTTGAAAATATCAATGATTATGAAGGTGAAGCTAATTAGCTATTTTCAGCTTCTGGTGTCAGCAGCAGTGCCCCATCATTTGATCTCAAAATCTTTTGAGTTATACTGCCAAGAAAATGTTTAATAGTCATGAATGATGGAAAGGTGAAGGTTCCAGTACTTCTATTTTTTTAGAAGAGAATTTTAGCAAGTGTATCTTTTCTCATtcttccttgacaagttccactTGCCAAAAATCCCTTCTATGCAATTGTTAATGGTACAGGAGTTTTGTCTTACTTTGCTCTAAAGTTTGATTTTATGCAAAGATCCAGAAGGTAACATGTTAGCAAGTTCATggtaaaatgtaccattggtctcacctgaaaggtgattttcataggaaggggccatcactgtgggaaatagttccacctatcgtgcgaaggcaagaatgtttttgaagtcaagactagggacgtcatgcccctcccactctccagttcattcgtagcgagtctaaaagagatatctaaaaatacaagaacaaggccaacaggcctgccaggaaaataacataatagtcacatgcataacaacatgactctaacataacttcataacataacagaactaaaagtcttgacttcactcttacatttaaatataatgtggaaacaataacatgtaacccattgataaaatcgctagtcatcctccaactgggagggtcgtgatggccccttcctatgaaaatcacctttcaggtgagaccaatggtacaatgTTCTGACGGAAGGCCAAAGCAGAGGTAAAATGCAAGGTATATGGAGTGTATCCTGATGTTGGCCTTTTATTTTTTCTTAACTGCAGCCACGGGGCTCCAAATTGGATCAGAAAAGtgagtggggaaaagggggagctTTAGCTCAGGCCAATGAAAGTTAATCCCCAGCCCCCCCTGCTTTAGATGCAGTAAACTTAAAATGAATGGGGTGAGGAACTCCACATGTCTCCAATGTCACATCCAGTATAAGCAGCTTGTTATGTTAATACACTAAGTATCTTGGTCAAGGCACTTCTCAAAGATAGTGAATTCCACCTACCAGGGACAACAACCTTGCTATGCTTTACTTATGATTGCTTGTTAATGGTTAGGAGCTCTTTATCTTGTCTTGACTCTCAATTAactatcctcttctcccaggcattttagcatgtgctttaattttttttaaaaaaaaaattaatttctgtttttaaattgttttttgtgttttagaatttgtgtatttgtttttattgtttttaattgctgtaaaccgcccagagagcttcggctatggggtggtatataaatgtaataaataaataataaattaactaCAAGTGTTGATCTACCCACTGAAACCAAACAGAAGTTGAACTAACTGAATGTATATAGGGGCCATAAGTTTACAACAACAAAGTGTAAAACCCCTCAAATAACTGTGGGACCTTCGCTGTtatttagaatttttttaaatcctcatgaaaattcttcatattTTAGTGTGGATCGctcttaataaacacacttttaattcagttttgactaatgtactcgtttttgcaagcaatttctcctaatatatgcatttttgtaaacattctttggttggagataAATCTGAATGtgcatgaatttcaaaggatggctatattttgggtctcatatagtttcagcaagtgagaatttgataggctttttcttccccttcccttttgtaAGCTATTACTCACCTTTGTTTGTCAGGAATCCCTGGGTACCTGTAGCTGGTCCTTCACCATTTAATACTGTTCCGCTTACAGctcaaagagagaaaaagagagaggtttAAGATTCAGTGTTCAGATACTATGAAAACAGCTCTTTCATTATATTTTAGAAGTTTAAGAGTGGCCTTGGGGATATGTGTATCTGATTGGGGCCATGGAGCTGGGAATGGAGGGTTTAACCCTTTCTTTTGTGCCATTTTCCACAGGAAAATCACCTCCATCAAAGCTGTCATTTGTCCCATTGGGCCACATGTTCAGACACCATCAGTACATGTTTTAAGAGGGCTTgttttaaacaaaccatatttaatGCTAACCACATTTTGATGGTTTGGACAATCAATAAACCATGGGGAGGGGTTCATTTATgccacactaaactatggtttggtgtgGCATGCAAATGCAATCACAGCATGACTTGCCTATGGTCATCAAACAAGTCAATggatgaaaacattttaaagccaattctCTAAAGTACACTGTGGAATCTTCATAACAGCAAaacatttaagatttttttacacACCACAAAATTAGTCCCAGATCAGCTCAACCCAAGTGCTAGTATAACTGTAGACGTAAAGACACATGATAATATGATGGTGAAATGACAAATTTTGTACAAGTACTTGTATACAAATTCTTCTGTGAAAATCTGCCCTAAGTACAAGATAACACTGTCACACACTGATTGTGAACAGTGCGCATATCCATTATTTGCAGCTTGGAATCAGGAGACCAATCTCTTTTTTATTGCCCGTTGCAAATATTTTAAAGCAGAATATAACCCATATTTGCACCCAGCAGAACTGACCTTGTTCTGGGACATATCTGTCTAAAATGCTACATGAAAGCTGTACTAAATCAGCAGCTCACAATAGACATAGTGGAATTTGTGCTGAGCTGATTTTAGAACAGGCAAAAGGATGAATGAGAGAGTGTGCCCCAAGTTATCTTTATATACATTATTTTTTCTTTACCAATTTTCCATTTTATGAAACTGACTTCAGAAACACCCTCTTTTGGGTGGCCTACAGCCAATTTCATGAAGTGTCAAAGTATCCATTATTTATGAAGGGAATAAGAGTACTCAGTAGAATCTACTGCATGCCTACGTAAGTAAAGAGCCTGAAGATGATTATTTAATGGAgcagaatgtaccattggtctcacctgaaaggtgattttcataggaaggggccatcactgtgggggatagttccacctatcgtgcgaaggcaagaatgtttttgaagtcaagactaggggcgtcatgcccctcccactctccagttcattcgtagcgagtctaaaagagatatctaaaaatacaagaacaaggccaacaggcccgccaggaaaataacataatagtcacatgcataacaacatgactctaacctaactacataacataacagaactaaaggtCTTGACTTcattcttacatttaaatataatatggaaacaataacatgtaacccattgataaaatcactagtcatcctccaacttggagggtcgtgatggccccttcctatgaaaatcacctttcaggtgacaccaatggtacattttccataggaagtgggccatcactgtgggatgtaccaaagcaacccatatagggagggaccacccacatgttaatcctcattaagaacctgttgcaacactcgtctgccaaaagaagcatcagcagaggcataacgatcaattttataatgtcttataaacgagtgtggggaagaccagactgcggccctacaaatatcggcaacaggagcattagtagcaaaagcagccgaagtggcagctgacctagtagaatgagctgttatactagcaggaactggcagcttcagggactcatatgctaaggtaatgcatgcccttaaccaacgggataaggtaggattggatactttatgccccatagaccctggatgaaaggatacaaacagagactccgttcgtcgaatctcttgggtcctagacaggtaggtcttgagagccctccggacatccaacgaatgccaagccttctcgagaggatgggtaggattcgggcaaaaggaaggcaaaacaatgtcctggttgcaatgaaaaactgaatcgaccttgggacgaaaggaagggtcagtcttcagcacaacagagtccttatggaagacgcagaggtgtctagcagaagacaatgcgcccaactccgaaacgcgtctggcagatgtgattgcgatcagaaacaggaccttgaaggacagtatacgtaggggcacagtcctgatgggttcaaacggagggcgttgcaaagcctgcagaactttcggcaaactccatgaggggaaccgatggacaacagccagagagcgtagggcgactcccctcaaaaaacgtttgatgaacggatgtgaggagatatgatctccaggagaggacactgagagaatggatgacagagtagacgcctgtcgacgtagagtgttgggtcgaagtcccatcataaagccactatggagaaattggagcacctggtgcacattggcctgggatggatcgtggtggtgggactgacaccacttggagaaagccacccaggtatgttgataaatgcgagtggtagatggtcttctcgaggccaaaataatatcaatcacagcatcagacagtccagctgacctcaagtgtctccgttcaaacgccacgctgttagattgagccaagtagggtcctggtgcagtactgggccctgggataggaggtctggcgttactggaagtgtccaaggatccatcattgacattgccagtagatctgagaaccacggtcggcgtggccaaaatggtgctatcagaaccagctgtgccctttcggttcgcgccttcctcaaggttttggctaacaatggtatgggaggaaaggtgtacaatagaccgtctggccacggtgttgtcagagcatccactgcttctgctgttgagtccaggtatcgagcaaagtaccttggaagctggcaattgtgactggaagcaaacaggtcgactgagagggcgccgaaccaacactggagacgatggacaatggctggatgaagtttccattctcctgggaagacctgttgtctgctgagccagtctgctgtcacattccaaatccctctgaggtgctctgctttcagggattgtagatgttgttctgcccagacaaagatgagggaggctaagtcctgcagaggacgagacctggtgcccccctgtctgttcaaatgtgattttacacacgtgttgtctgttcgaatgagcacatgctgcaaagggaacagagattgaaaatgacatagagccaagtggacagcctttagttccagccagttgatgcttcgagattgctctgcgttgggccaaaccccttgaacgtactgggagttgcagtgggctccccaacctatgaggctggcgtctgtggtcacgacggttctgcggggttctctgaacgacgtgcccttggagaggtgttgaaccttggtccaccagcggaaggagaggcgcagagcggggctcaaacgaactttgcgatggttggagctggcaatgtctttttgaaaaggcaacagagtccactgaaggggccgagtgtgagcccgagcccagggcacaatgtggattgtggagataaacatcccgagcgctctggcgagaagcatgacgtctgcggatgtttgttgcatcagggaccttgcgatgcttgtgatggcagtgatgcgatctggagccaggaagaccattgcctgcagggtgtccaacattgccccaagatgtagtaggcgttgggttggttggagatggcttttgtcgaagttgacaagccagccgtaggtctgcaaaacattgagggtgatcattaaatgatgatgagccagctcttcagatttggcccgtatgagcagatcatccaaatatgggtagatatgaaccccttgggtccgaaggtaagccactaggatgagtagcaccttggaaaatactcttggagcagaggagaggccaaaaggcatcgctctatattgaaaatgttggtggccaaaagcaaaccgaagaaactttctgtgggctatgcaaatgggtacatggagatacgcttccttaaggtcgatagaagccaggaagtctccttcatgcagactctcggtaatggaatggagagattccattttaaacttgcggtatgttacaaaacggttgacaaacttgagatccaataccgccctccaagataaatctcgttttggcacagcaaataggagggagtacaccccttccgatctctcagttgtggggactggctctattgccgctatgtgcaagaggtgatgtatagctgtctgcatgatgttgtgcctggctggtgcccttgggcaaggagacggatggaatctgtctgatggggttgcccagaactctatggtatagccataagtgaagaggtccctgatccaggagaccttagtgaggcgcagccatcgatctccaaaattaagtaatctgccacctatggggatggcgttaatactacttgtgtaggcgaggacctcccctatatgaggacgatgagttgcccctgcgcccttggtactgacctctgccctggaagcgtcggttccaggaacccctgaatgcgttggaatcatagggtctgaaatcgcggcctcgtcctcctggccgcgttcctcgaaaaggctggttagaacgaaaggagggaaatcgcctaaagggcctgtggtcgatgttcttgactgtggctagaaccggtttatgggcgtcttttggatcaaccagaactgcctttggagcttcctcgccgaagagtagagatccggagtaaggggccttggacaggttcaatctggccggtgaatcagcttgccagtggcgaagccagagggtacgacgagcgactatttgagtcgtcatggctcgtgcccctaattggatggcatccaaagtggcatcggccacaaaagctgctgtcttacgtaatttcaatagtgctcttttgaaggcgacaggatcagggttatcatcctctagaaggtcatccagccacatcatagatgctctggagaagatggaggctgaggcggaggcacgcatggctagggcagtggcctcgtggttcttgcggagggcgaagtctattcgacgttcagtagtatcttttaggtgggattccccttccctgggcaagatagatcgtgaaacgaggcgagcaatcggttcatctatgccagggacctctaacttggtggcgaagtctggggctagggcgtaaagtctgtcagccatgttcttgaagc encodes:
- the LOC133384334 gene encoding uncharacterized protein LOC133384334 yields the protein MSFSISVPFAACAHSNRQHVCKITFEQTGGHQVSSSAGLSLPHLCLGRTTSTIPESRAPQRDLECDSRLAQQTTGLPRRMETSSSHCPSSPVLVRRPLSRPVCFQSQLPASKVLCSIPGLNSRSSGCSDNTVARRSIVHLSSHTIVSQNLEEGANRKGTAGSDSTILATPTVVLRSTGNVNDGSLDTSSNARPPIPGPSTAPGPYLAQSNSVAFERRHLRSAGLSDAVIDIILASRRPSTTRIYQHTWVAFSKWCQSHHHDPSQANVHQVLQFLHSGFMMGLRPNTLRRQASTLSSILSVSSPGDHISSHPFIKRFLRGVALRSLAVVHRFPSWSLPKVLQALQRPPFEPIRTVPLRILSFKVLFLIAITSARRVSELGALSSARHLCVFHKDSVVLKTDPSFRPKVDSVFHCNQDIVLPSFCPNPTHPLEKAWHSLDVRRALKTYLSRTQEIRRTESLYLF